The Aquisphaera giovannonii genome includes a window with the following:
- a CDS encoding M56 family metallopeptidase, whose amino-acid sequence MTLADGMNSPAWTAAGWTMVHLGWIGASIGLAFVAARRLLGAASPEARHGVAVAGLALWTASPFAAFGLLYRPMPDAKAADRVAVAATVGAAPMSLEVRPAIDRRPDIALDRREGPGTPGRPRFEGLVDWLPGVWLAGSLTTLGLLLAGVAGVERLRRSGVRVEDGPVADCCERLRESLGVARRVGVAACGRVVTPVLVGVVRPLILLPPAALSGWTMDQVEMALLHELAHLRRRDNLVALAQRLAEALLFFHPLTWWLSAWIGLERELCCDRLVVDRTGRRHAYAELLAGLAGAGPGAGRTALAMAEHPLTTRIRWILDKEERSMRLTLTEGIGLVLAAVLGGTLTLATYAVPPPKDAREAAGNASRQALRRMADEVAATPVSGKDEDGRGNTLVGIAKAQVKLGDRDGALATLRLLEGLSEGQMPKLGGKIDARAWHRVSSVVSSLEVRRDAGDVDGARAALKRIVHDFRVFDDKVVRGAYDKVTRLMDEGIVAKSEPQRQVSDEEAAYLAEASIALIDQAIALGETGLARNLIHRAVDAVGPPQGPTKAIIVGILGNYLVKAGDRADGRELLERSRRASVALKEPKARSAALSFLAQSQFEAGELDEPLALAGELPPEDMQRVYAGVLAGLADESNRGFWWDPAGMNIKIGSPWLRPKDRARARHVLPRIAAAVRATGDARTQARTLVSIVSLQARAGDVAGALATAESSPDLRRADFPGPSDGYYDALKPVAFALVASAMADAGDADSAASTFAKAEVLARAIGDEGQKIVAQIVIAEQEASSRRSAALAVAGEAIATALMQPEPRRSRALTMLAAVQIGVGDISAAERTIDAMRDNPGLEKARALSILVSHLEKEGDRAAARSAAGRALAMLEAKLPDAPEPPRNGVMTMQAIGRDTFLDFDKELPPPIAAHERKGWVERFRARSLDAPTVIRLAKELPAERRDAALTQIAGTLATSGDAAGAMDAARAIESPSTRMAAFSSLAYAIPLSRDDASSPSRR is encoded by the coding sequence ATGACACTCGCGGATGGCATGAACTCCCCGGCCTGGACGGCGGCCGGCTGGACGATGGTCCATCTCGGCTGGATCGGCGCCTCGATCGGCCTGGCCTTCGTCGCGGCTCGCCGCCTGCTGGGCGCGGCGAGCCCGGAGGCTCGGCACGGCGTCGCGGTGGCCGGCTTGGCCCTCTGGACGGCCTCGCCGTTCGCGGCCTTCGGGTTGCTCTACCGGCCGATGCCGGATGCGAAGGCGGCGGATCGGGTTGCCGTCGCGGCGACGGTCGGCGCGGCACCGATGTCGCTGGAGGTCCGTCCGGCGATCGATCGGCGTCCGGATATCGCTCTCGATCGCCGCGAGGGCCCGGGCACTCCAGGCCGCCCACGGTTCGAGGGGCTCGTCGATTGGCTGCCCGGCGTGTGGCTGGCCGGGTCCTTAACGACGCTCGGCCTGCTGCTGGCCGGCGTGGCCGGCGTCGAGCGTCTGCGACGCTCGGGCGTGCGGGTGGAAGATGGGCCGGTCGCGGATTGCTGCGAGCGGCTCCGCGAGTCGCTGGGCGTCGCGCGGAGGGTCGGGGTGGCGGCCTGCGGGCGGGTCGTCACGCCGGTGCTCGTGGGCGTGGTCCGGCCCCTGATCCTGCTGCCGCCGGCGGCGCTCTCGGGCTGGACGATGGACCAGGTCGAGATGGCCCTGCTGCACGAGCTGGCCCACCTGAGGAGACGCGACAACCTGGTGGCGCTCGCCCAGCGCCTGGCGGAGGCCCTGCTGTTCTTCCACCCGCTGACGTGGTGGCTCTCGGCCTGGATCGGCCTGGAGCGGGAGCTGTGCTGCGACCGCCTGGTCGTTGATCGCACGGGCCGGCGGCACGCCTACGCCGAGCTGCTCGCGGGCCTCGCCGGGGCGGGGCCCGGCGCGGGCCGGACGGCGCTGGCGATGGCGGAACACCCGCTGACGACGCGGATTCGATGGATCCTGGACAAGGAGGAGAGGTCCATGAGACTGACGCTGACCGAAGGAATCGGGCTCGTCCTCGCCGCCGTCCTGGGCGGCACGCTGACCCTGGCGACGTACGCCGTGCCGCCGCCGAAGGACGCGAGGGAAGCAGCGGGCAACGCGTCTCGCCAGGCGCTCCGGCGGATGGCGGATGAGGTCGCGGCGACGCCGGTGTCCGGGAAGGACGAAGACGGCCGCGGGAACACTCTGGTGGGCATCGCGAAGGCCCAGGTCAAGCTCGGCGACCGTGACGGCGCGCTCGCCACGCTCCGCCTGCTGGAGGGCCTGTCGGAGGGTCAAATGCCGAAGCTCGGCGGGAAGATCGACGCCCGGGCATGGCACAGGGTGTCCTCTGTTGTCAGCTCGCTCGAGGTTCGCCGCGATGCCGGGGATGTCGATGGCGCTCGTGCGGCCCTGAAGCGCATCGTCCACGATTTCCGCGTCTTCGACGATAAGGTCGTCCGTGGGGCCTACGACAAGGTCACCAGGCTGATGGACGAGGGCATCGTCGCCAAGTCCGAGCCCCAACGGCAAGTTTCTGACGAGGAGGCGGCCTACCTCGCCGAGGCCTCGATTGCCCTGATCGACCAGGCCATTGCCCTCGGCGAGACGGGCCTGGCCCGCAATTTGATTCATCGAGCGGTCGACGCCGTAGGCCCTCCCCAGGGGCCGACGAAGGCGATCATCGTCGGCATCCTCGGTAATTACCTGGTAAAAGCCGGGGATCGTGCCGATGGCAGGGAGCTGCTCGAGCGGTCTCGCCGGGCCTCGGTGGCGCTCAAGGAGCCGAAGGCGAGGTCCGCCGCCCTGTCGTTCCTCGCCCAATCGCAATTCGAGGCCGGCGAGCTCGACGAGCCGCTCGCGCTGGCCGGTGAACTTCCGCCCGAGGACATGCAGCGAGTCTATGCGGGGGTCCTCGCCGGACTGGCAGATGAAAGCAACAGGGGCTTCTGGTGGGACCCCGCGGGCATGAACATCAAGATCGGCTCCCCGTGGCTGCGACCCAAGGATCGAGCCCGGGCCCGCCACGTCCTGCCGAGGATCGCCGCCGCGGTGCGCGCGACCGGCGATGCGAGGACGCAGGCCCGGACACTCGTGTCCATCGTCTCCCTCCAGGCCCGCGCGGGTGACGTCGCCGGCGCCCTGGCCACCGCGGAGTCGAGCCCGGACCTCCGGCGCGCCGACTTCCCCGGCCCGAGCGACGGATACTACGACGCCCTCAAGCCTGTCGCCTTCGCGCTGGTCGCGTCGGCCATGGCCGACGCGGGCGACGCGGATTCCGCGGCGTCCACGTTCGCGAAAGCCGAGGTACTGGCTCGCGCCATCGGTGACGAGGGCCAGAAGATCGTCGCCCAGATCGTGATCGCCGAGCAGGAGGCCTCCAGCCGACGCAGCGCGGCGCTGGCCGTCGCCGGCGAGGCGATCGCCACCGCCCTGATGCAACCCGAACCCCGGCGCTCGCGGGCGTTGACCATGCTGGCGGCGGTGCAGATCGGCGTCGGGGACATCTCCGCGGCCGAGCGGACGATCGACGCCATGCGGGACAACCCCGGCCTCGAGAAGGCGCGGGCCCTGTCGATATTGGTCAGCCATCTCGAGAAGGAGGGGGACCGGGCTGCCGCAAGGTCCGCCGCCGGTCGGGCGCTGGCCATGCTCGAGGCGAAGCTTCCTGACGCGCCGGAGCCGCCCCGAAACGGCGTCATGACGATGCAGGCCATCGGCCGCGACACGTTCCTCGATTTCGACAAGGAACTCCCGCCGCCAATCGCCGCGCACGAGCGCAAGGGCTGGGTCGAACGCTTCCGTGCCCGGTCGCTTGACGCACCGACCGTGATCCGCCTGGCGAAGGAATTGCCGGCCGAGCGTCGAGACGCTGCGCTGACGCAGATCGCCGGCACGCTGGCGACGAGCGGCGACGCCGCCGGTGCGATGGACGCCGCCCGCGCGATCGAATCGCCGTCCACTCGCATGGCGGCGTTCTCGTCGCTCGCGTACGCCATTCCGCTCTCCCGGGACGATGCCTCTAGTCCCTCGCGGAGGTGA
- a CDS encoding GH36-type glycosyl hydrolase domain-containing protein, with product MDDARRGPTRLAPRARRCLAAALLGLAMAAPGGSARAAEGGAVRVVDAPERGAFNVGAARASVNRARDDEAGGEVLELDYEIPAGAAAGLYAKGFGAGVGSDEVDLIHLGVKAGDADQARRVTVAVEMKGTAGVQRIPLTLGDRWTSVEPLIDWPAIGSLNEMVLLVNPAGDGPPAKGTLRLDARFEPLPTLRKLSLSAPARLGGVLAASLVLATLAGLVRSMTVRRGDDPGEITGHRDEPSWRPLLADLGRGLGVAMIASASLATYHLGSLDAMEAGWWPLAIALAGVAAAGWWKLVLAGEALTAGEAFRDALVPGLLAMSSSSMALLQVPVAWPQVLQLSQTAAALGVLIYLGVVASRLASSGKHAGPAAAALIAGTPYALGGLTLLESGGLMATLGGWLSAGLLDAHPDGRAFLARVAVLFAFNEAAALGLGAAVGGGPLRSPRAHLAMLSAAVAAVASPDIAGLGSGRWAAESGWLAKLLLAVAGTVFSQAGLWAEAYLITGMVLDAIRRLSPSASSVGAHVLTGASRAMVYGGVYMAGIQVVGLGLEFRHVRQAFGDWPTASTAILGALAFPLLKSVIESFDGSPPFFGRLARNYRGPLLYLRGAVVGAGLGYGLSAGYSGSDLGPRAALGFAVGVIAYAGVDLVRDAALSSRRRGRIQAVRYYLARALIGGGIGAAIGFYLDAPQVRQVAENFRAYLAVGQEPRLFDRNLFISKWGHVNLGHVSGGSGLMLMQSLAGVLSFATACWLFAINRTFLRAYFWKDASPIRTLFSTQGLVDLGENTILVLRWGLWMSPIIESFLRQTGEPSWYNQDGAIRTLVATYQDLTLTPEAFRAWSLQVFTALLAYDSIRVLIWLDHMGLRVATLVNLSFLGVDQMETSLARFLSPAATARCIPNAVKRFATWGPLLLPFYIPRGKDWDQAWDTSQKIQAENTAGLLGTIVAMPPAQQVALALGAAAICGLAFAAGRTLRRRLGRPALPTWTLENPRYRVSVNQIGEVRSTELGRGLDLSRQSYDGRRPAGCALFLVEVAGDPGAASRAWPVVGNVPGEVAAGSGVAKSGDRLVLRNVAEGVETAVEITLPEADSSVELWSITVKDLSGAPRAIRVVPYLTWVLDRADTDRGHTQYARLFTETEYAGGLNALIAWNKHSKATGLLAADVAPAGFLTSRIDFLGRARSLWNPRVLETLAFREPADTPAHATLDPIGSLLLPADVPANGSTQVRLLMGFARDREAAAGLVGRILLGGMAAPAAALPPPMDPEALHPIGHGEVPPGVEPPYAAYSDDGRTLLVRTPFTPRPFDHTLANALGQVTSVTNRGLHTTSSVNAQQNRLTPDWPDIVTRELPGEVLYLYDPDALEWYSPTYHPLNDEIARHEAEFGVDGTATFRMAKGVVETELVVFVPPDEPATVYLLTIANAGEEPLTLRVVPYFQMVLAGQPEFSGPLRVWRDPSGSAVYFENPRNTFRTGPAFAGFSERAEAVETHRGYFYGPGRAIGHPHFVEAGESYPGSYMKPDDRPVAAMLATLEIPPAGRRTVAVTLGQADDRARAEAVVRKFRDVPAAREALEQTRRWWLALMDTLRVRTSRPDVDRYLDWLKYQAMAERIWARRGFYQASGAFGFRDQLQDSVNLLWMDPAVARSQILLHASQQFLEGDVVHWFHRLQDGRTGFVGRTHASDNLLWLPWAVVEYLAATGDESILDERTPYLEAGQPFPPLPRDKGGMGFDPLRSPREDSVYRHGMLSIDTVLDARMGAHGIPLMGTGDWNDGLDEIGSEGRGESVWLGFFLYYILDRMIPVIERRDGPGRRDHYRRRLDALKEALERTWSEDRYLRAYHDDGTEIGVAGSGVWEIDALTAAWAVMAGINPARGRIVFETALRTLEREKTILLGWPPLREDTKPYLGRSSIYPEGVRENGMYCHGVQWLVGAARILAGRASREGRADEARHYEETAFRLWLKTSAIPHAVDGEIETYGGQPNKQAADMITTFDPGRMIWNGYTGAAGWMFRQALEGVLGLRLVAGKVVAPAGPSQAEPTLRHLVRDTTASPFPAPAALRPPAQRIEADPPRSDAR from the coding sequence ATGGATGACGCACGGAGGGGGCCGACGCGACTCGCCCCCCGCGCCCGGCGATGCCTGGCGGCGGCCCTCCTGGGGCTCGCCATGGCGGCGCCGGGCGGATCGGCCAGGGCGGCCGAGGGCGGCGCGGTCCGCGTCGTCGACGCACCCGAGCGAGGCGCGTTCAACGTCGGGGCCGCGAGGGCCAGCGTCAACCGGGCCCGCGACGACGAGGCCGGCGGCGAGGTGCTGGAGCTCGACTACGAGATCCCGGCCGGCGCCGCGGCGGGGCTCTACGCCAAGGGCTTCGGCGCGGGCGTGGGATCCGACGAGGTGGACCTGATCCACCTCGGCGTGAAGGCCGGCGACGCCGATCAGGCCCGGCGGGTGACGGTCGCCGTCGAGATGAAAGGCACGGCGGGCGTGCAGCGGATCCCGCTGACGCTCGGCGACCGATGGACGTCGGTCGAGCCCCTGATCGACTGGCCGGCGATCGGCAGCCTCAACGAGATGGTCCTCCTCGTGAACCCGGCCGGCGACGGGCCCCCCGCGAAGGGGACGCTCCGGCTCGACGCCCGCTTCGAGCCGCTGCCGACGCTCCGCAAGCTGAGCCTTTCCGCCCCAGCACGGCTCGGCGGCGTCCTCGCCGCGAGCCTCGTCCTCGCGACCCTCGCGGGCCTGGTCCGGTCGATGACCGTCCGGCGGGGCGACGACCCGGGCGAGATTACGGGGCACCGCGACGAGCCGTCCTGGAGGCCCCTGCTGGCGGACCTCGGCCGCGGCCTGGGCGTCGCGATGATCGCGTCCGCGTCCCTGGCGACGTATCACCTCGGCTCGCTCGACGCGATGGAGGCCGGCTGGTGGCCGCTGGCGATTGCCCTCGCCGGCGTGGCGGCCGCGGGATGGTGGAAGCTCGTGCTGGCCGGCGAGGCCCTCACGGCCGGGGAGGCCTTCCGGGACGCCCTCGTCCCGGGGTTGCTGGCCATGTCGTCGAGCTCGATGGCGCTCCTCCAGGTACCCGTCGCCTGGCCGCAGGTCCTGCAGTTGAGCCAGACGGCCGCGGCGCTCGGCGTGCTGATCTACCTGGGCGTGGTCGCGAGCCGGCTGGCCTCATCGGGGAAGCATGCCGGCCCGGCCGCCGCGGCGTTGATCGCCGGCACGCCGTACGCGCTGGGCGGCCTGACGCTGCTGGAGTCCGGCGGGCTGATGGCGACGCTCGGCGGGTGGCTCTCGGCCGGGCTGCTGGACGCCCATCCCGACGGCCGCGCGTTCCTCGCCCGCGTCGCGGTGCTCTTCGCCTTCAACGAGGCGGCGGCGCTGGGCCTCGGCGCCGCGGTCGGCGGCGGCCCGCTCCGCTCGCCCCGGGCACACCTGGCGATGCTCTCGGCGGCCGTCGCCGCGGTCGCGAGCCCGGACATCGCGGGCCTCGGGTCGGGCCGGTGGGCGGCGGAATCCGGCTGGCTGGCGAAGCTCCTCCTCGCGGTCGCCGGCACGGTCTTCTCCCAGGCCGGGCTCTGGGCCGAGGCGTACCTCATCACGGGCATGGTCCTGGACGCCATCCGGCGTCTATCCCCATCGGCCTCGTCCGTCGGGGCGCACGTGCTCACCGGCGCGAGCAGGGCGATGGTCTACGGCGGCGTGTACATGGCCGGGATCCAGGTCGTCGGGCTGGGGCTGGAATTCCGGCACGTCCGCCAGGCCTTCGGAGACTGGCCGACCGCATCGACCGCGATCCTCGGCGCCCTGGCGTTCCCGCTCCTGAAGTCGGTGATCGAGTCGTTCGACGGCAGCCCCCCTTTCTTCGGGAGGCTCGCGAGGAACTACCGCGGGCCCCTGCTCTACCTCCGGGGCGCCGTGGTCGGCGCGGGGCTGGGATACGGCCTCTCCGCCGGCTACTCCGGCAGCGACCTGGGCCCCCGCGCGGCGCTGGGCTTCGCGGTCGGCGTGATCGCCTACGCCGGCGTGGACCTGGTCCGCGACGCGGCGCTGTCGTCCCGGCGGCGGGGCCGGATCCAGGCCGTCCGCTATTACCTCGCGCGTGCCCTGATCGGCGGGGGCATCGGCGCGGCGATCGGCTTCTACCTCGACGCGCCGCAGGTCAGGCAGGTCGCCGAGAACTTCCGCGCCTATCTGGCGGTGGGGCAGGAGCCGCGGCTCTTCGACCGCAACCTGTTCATCAGCAAGTGGGGCCACGTCAACCTGGGCCATGTCTCGGGCGGCTCCGGGCTGATGCTGATGCAGTCGCTGGCCGGCGTGCTGAGCTTCGCGACGGCCTGCTGGCTGTTCGCCATCAACCGGACGTTCCTGCGGGCCTACTTCTGGAAGGACGCCAGCCCGATCCGCACGCTGTTCAGCACCCAGGGCCTGGTGGACCTCGGCGAGAACACGATCCTCGTCCTCCGCTGGGGCCTCTGGATGTCCCCCATCATCGAGTCGTTCCTCCGCCAGACCGGCGAGCCGAGCTGGTACAACCAGGACGGCGCGATCCGCACGCTGGTGGCCACCTACCAGGACCTCACGCTGACCCCCGAGGCATTCCGGGCGTGGAGCCTCCAGGTCTTCACGGCGCTCCTGGCGTACGACTCGATCCGCGTGCTGATCTGGCTGGATCACATGGGCCTGCGCGTGGCCACGCTCGTGAACCTGAGCTTCCTCGGCGTGGACCAGATGGAGACGTCGCTCGCGCGATTCCTGTCGCCGGCGGCCACGGCGCGCTGCATCCCGAACGCGGTGAAGCGGTTCGCGACCTGGGGGCCGCTGCTGCTCCCCTTCTACATCCCCCGCGGCAAGGACTGGGACCAGGCGTGGGACACGTCGCAGAAGATCCAGGCCGAGAACACGGCCGGGCTCCTCGGCACGATCGTCGCGATGCCGCCCGCGCAGCAGGTCGCCCTGGCGCTGGGCGCCGCGGCGATCTGCGGGCTCGCCTTCGCGGCCGGTCGCACGCTGCGGCGCCGGCTGGGGCGGCCCGCGCTGCCGACCTGGACCCTCGAGAACCCCCGCTACCGGGTCTCCGTCAACCAGATCGGCGAGGTCAGGAGCACCGAGCTCGGCCGGGGCCTGGACCTCAGCCGCCAGTCCTACGACGGCCGCAGGCCGGCGGGATGCGCGCTGTTCCTCGTGGAGGTCGCGGGGGACCCCGGGGCCGCCTCGAGGGCCTGGCCGGTCGTCGGCAACGTCCCCGGCGAGGTCGCGGCCGGCTCGGGCGTCGCGAAGTCCGGCGACCGCCTCGTCCTCCGGAACGTCGCCGAGGGCGTGGAGACGGCCGTCGAGATCACGCTGCCCGAGGCGGACAGCTCCGTCGAGCTCTGGTCGATCACCGTGAAGGACCTCTCGGGGGCCCCCCGGGCCATCCGCGTCGTCCCGTACCTCACGTGGGTGCTCGACCGCGCCGACACCGACCGCGGCCACACGCAGTATGCCCGCCTGTTCACCGAGACGGAGTACGCCGGCGGCCTGAACGCGCTGATCGCGTGGAACAAGCACTCGAAGGCCACGGGCCTGCTCGCCGCCGACGTCGCGCCGGCCGGGTTCCTGACCTCGCGGATCGACTTCCTGGGCCGCGCCCGGAGCCTCTGGAATCCCCGCGTCCTGGAGACCCTCGCCTTCCGGGAGCCGGCCGACACGCCGGCCCACGCCACGCTCGACCCGATCGGCAGCCTCCTCCTCCCCGCGGACGTTCCGGCGAATGGATCGACGCAGGTACGCCTCCTGATGGGCTTCGCCCGCGACCGCGAGGCCGCCGCGGGGCTCGTCGGCCGGATCCTCCTCGGCGGCATGGCCGCCCCCGCGGCCGCCCTGCCCCCGCCGATGGACCCGGAGGCCCTCCACCCGATCGGCCACGGCGAGGTCCCGCCCGGCGTCGAACCGCCCTACGCCGCATACTCCGACGACGGCCGGACCCTCCTCGTCCGCACGCCGTTCACCCCGAGGCCGTTCGACCACACGCTGGCCAATGCGCTCGGCCAGGTCACGTCGGTGACCAACCGGGGATTGCACACCACGTCCAGCGTCAACGCCCAGCAGAACCGGCTCACGCCCGACTGGCCGGACATCGTCACCCGCGAGCTGCCCGGCGAGGTCCTCTACCTGTACGACCCGGACGCGCTCGAGTGGTACTCGCCGACCTACCACCCGCTGAACGACGAGATCGCCCGCCACGAGGCCGAGTTCGGCGTGGACGGGACGGCGACCTTCCGCATGGCGAAGGGGGTCGTGGAGACGGAGCTGGTCGTCTTCGTCCCCCCCGACGAGCCGGCGACCGTGTACCTGCTCACGATCGCGAACGCGGGGGAGGAGCCCCTGACGCTCCGCGTCGTCCCCTATTTCCAGATGGTCCTCGCCGGCCAGCCCGAGTTCTCCGGCCCACTGCGCGTCTGGCGCGATCCCTCGGGCTCGGCGGTCTACTTCGAGAACCCCCGGAACACCTTCCGCACCGGCCCGGCGTTCGCGGGATTCTCCGAGCGGGCCGAGGCGGTGGAGACGCACCGCGGCTACTTCTACGGGCCGGGCCGGGCCATCGGCCATCCCCACTTCGTGGAGGCGGGCGAGTCCTACCCGGGTAGCTACATGAAGCCCGACGACCGGCCCGTCGCCGCGATGCTCGCCACGCTGGAGATCCCGCCCGCCGGCCGGAGGACCGTGGCCGTCACGCTGGGCCAGGCCGACGACCGCGCCCGGGCCGAGGCCGTCGTCCGCAAGTTCCGCGACGTCCCCGCCGCGCGGGAGGCCCTCGAGCAGACCCGGCGGTGGTGGCTGGCGCTCATGGACACGCTCCGCGTCCGGACGAGCCGGCCGGACGTCGACCGCTACCTCGACTGGCTCAAGTACCAGGCGATGGCCGAGCGGATCTGGGCCCGCCGCGGCTTCTACCAGGCCAGCGGCGCCTTCGGCTTCCGCGACCAGCTCCAGGACTCCGTCAACCTGCTCTGGATGGACCCCGCCGTCGCGCGCAGCCAGATCCTCCTGCACGCCTCGCAGCAGTTCCTGGAGGGGGACGTCGTCCACTGGTTCCACCGGCTCCAGGACGGCCGCACCGGCTTCGTCGGCCGGACCCACGCCTCGGACAACCTGCTGTGGCTCCCCTGGGCCGTCGTCGAGTACCTCGCGGCGACCGGCGACGAATCGATCCTCGACGAGCGCACGCCCTACCTGGAGGCCGGCCAGCCCTTCCCGCCGCTGCCCCGCGACAAGGGGGGCATGGGCTTCGACCCGCTCCGGTCGCCCCGCGAGGACTCCGTCTATCGCCACGGCATGCTCTCCATCGACACCGTCCTCGACGCGCGGATGGGCGCGCACGGCATCCCGCTCATGGGCACGGGCGACTGGAACGACGGCCTCGACGAGATCGGCAGCGAGGGCCGCGGCGAGAGCGTCTGGCTGGGCTTCTTCCTGTACTACATCCTCGACCGGATGATCCCGGTCATCGAGCGCAGGGACGGCCCGGGGCGCCGCGACCACTATCGCCGGCGGCTGGACGCCCTGAAGGAGGCGCTGGAGCGGACCTGGTCCGAGGACCGATACCTGCGGGCCTACCACGACGACGGCACCGAGATCGGCGTCGCCGGCAGCGGAGTCTGGGAGATCGACGCCCTGACGGCGGCCTGGGCGGTGATGGCGGGCATCAACCCGGCCCGCGGGCGGATCGTCTTCGAGACGGCGCTGCGGACGCTCGAGCGCGAGAAGACGATCCTCCTCGGCTGGCCCCCTCTCCGCGAGGACACGAAGCCCTACCTCGGCCGCAGCAGCATCTATCCCGAGGGGGTCCGCGAGAACGGCATGTACTGCCACGGCGTCCAGTGGCTCGTCGGCGCGGCGCGGATCCTGGCCGGCCGGGCGAGCCGCGAGGGCCGGGCCGACGAGGCGCGGCACTACGAGGAGACGGCCTTCCGGCTGTGGCTCAAGACCTCCGCCATCCCGCACGCGGTGGACGGCGAGATCGAGACCTACGGCGGGCAGCCCAACAAGCAGGCGGCCGACATGATCACCACCTTCGACCCCGGGCGGATGATCTGGAACGGCTACACCGGCGCCGCCGGCTGGATGTTCCGCCAGGCCCTGGAGGGCGTCCTCGGCCTCCGCCTGGTCGCCGGCAAGGTCGTCGCCCCGGCCGGGCCCTCGCAGGCCGAGCCGACGCTCCGCCACCTCGTCCGCGACACGACCGCGAGCCCGTTCCCGGCCCCGGCGGCCCTCCGCCCGCCCGCCCAGCGGATCGAGGCCGATCCGCCGCGATCCGACGCCCGATGA
- a CDS encoding nucleoside hydrolase, with amino-acid sequence MRASTPFACIVILLMPLAAVAAGPRQKVIFDCDLGGDIDDAFALSLLLSSPEFEVLGLVMDHGNTTRRGQVAARLLYEMGLEKQIPVVIGRATPAVVGEDTEIAGDSKQFLWGRGFESWKPASADAAGFLIENIRKYPGEVILFTVGPVCNIQDVLRRDPGALKQAKRVIAMFGSFTMGYGGPGTRPDAEWNVRADARAGQALLASGARLTLAGLDTTTMVKLREADRTRLLYRNSPLTDALCGLYILWRQEGAGPDPTLFDVVPVGMVLWPDLFTTRPAHVRVTEKGFTELVEGAPPNCEIGVTVQADELVKRTMNRYLEQNLMRPHVP; translated from the coding sequence GTGAGAGCGTCCACGCCGTTCGCCTGCATCGTCATCCTGCTGATGCCGCTGGCCGCCGTCGCCGCGGGGCCGAGGCAGAAGGTCATCTTCGATTGCGACCTCGGCGGCGACATCGACGACGCCTTCGCGCTCTCCCTGCTCCTGAGCAGCCCGGAGTTCGAGGTCCTCGGCCTCGTCATGGACCACGGCAACACGACGAGGCGAGGGCAGGTCGCCGCTCGCCTGCTGTACGAGATGGGCCTGGAGAAGCAGATCCCCGTGGTGATCGGCCGGGCCACGCCGGCGGTCGTGGGCGAGGACACGGAGATCGCCGGCGACTCCAAGCAGTTCCTCTGGGGCAGGGGATTCGAGTCGTGGAAGCCCGCCTCGGCCGACGCCGCGGGCTTCCTCATCGAGAACATACGCAAGTATCCCGGCGAGGTGATCCTGTTCACGGTGGGCCCCGTCTGCAACATCCAGGACGTGCTCCGTCGCGACCCCGGGGCGCTCAAGCAGGCGAAGCGTGTGATCGCGATGTTCGGCAGCTTCACCATGGGTTACGGCGGCCCCGGCACGAGGCCCGACGCCGAGTGGAACGTGCGGGCCGACGCGAGGGCCGGCCAGGCCCTGCTGGCGAGCGGGGCCAGGCTCACCCTCGCGGGCCTCGACACGACCACCATGGTGAAGCTACGCGAGGCCGACCGCACCCGCCTGCTCTACCGCAACTCCCCGCTCACCGACGCGCTCTGCGGCCTCTACATCCTCTGGCGGCAGGAAGGGGCGGGGCCCGATCCGACGCTCTTCGACGTCGTCCCCGTCGGCATGGTGCTCTGGCCCGACCTCTTCACCACCCGCCCCGCCCACGTCCGCGTCACCGAAAAGGGCTTCACCGAGCTCGTCGAGGGCGCCCCGCCGAACTGCGAGATCGGGGTGACGGTCCAGGCCGATGAGCTGGTGAAGCGGACGATGAACCGGTATCTCGAGCAGAACCTCATGCGGCCCCACGTGCCCTGA